One window of Cohnella hashimotonis genomic DNA carries:
- a CDS encoding TrfB-related DNA-binding protein: MDDELTLFTEFRQRLTRAAWRMQYRNRTRLNRELAIAAAEQIDRGEPADQAISMLFVQEVLLAIPSYPSRTVMQKLIVDGKTEREVSRELGITQQAVNKCKQRAVAAIRRQMDSFAN; encoded by the coding sequence ATGGACGACGAGCTGACCTTGTTCACGGAATTCAGACAGCGGCTGACAAGAGCCGCCTGGCGCATGCAATATCGCAATCGAACCCGATTAAACCGGGAGCTCGCGATTGCCGCGGCCGAACAAATTGATAGGGGAGAGCCTGCGGATCAGGCGATATCCATGCTTTTCGTGCAGGAGGTGCTGCTGGCGATTCCATCGTATCCGAGCAGAACCGTCATGCAGAAGCTGATCGTAGACGGGAAAACAGAGCGCGAAGTCTCTCGCGAACTGGGCATTACGCAACAGGCGGTGAACAAATGCAAACAAAGAGCGGTCGCGGCGATCCGCCGACAAATGGACAGCTTCGCCAACTAG
- a CDS encoding helix-turn-helix domain-containing protein, giving the protein MQTKSGRGDPPTNGQLRQLVQAAGGGDQIAKLLILDFFEQEIDNLSRFMRMPRDEAKQALKLELLELIRLKAEELASAGLCAEPQAAYAVATNE; this is encoded by the coding sequence ATGCAAACAAAGAGCGGTCGCGGCGATCCGCCGACAAATGGACAGCTTCGCCAACTAGTGCAGGCCGCCGGGGGTGGCGATCAGATCGCCAAGCTGCTGATTCTTGATTTTTTTGAACAGGAGATCGACAATCTGTCGCGCTTCATGCGCATGCCGAGGGATGAAGCGAAGCAGGCGCTCAAGCTCGAGCTGCTGGAGCTCATCCGGCTCAAAGCGGAGGAGCTGGCGTCGGCGGGGCTGTGCGCGGAGCCGCAGGCTGCTTATGCAGTCGCGACCAACGAATAA
- a CDS encoding ATP-binding cassette domain-containing protein yields MKKLARIALAAAASVWRIYRFDKAGVLLSVSVLAGNALQSYGTLAFTERTINAAIGGDTADFIAPLAALAGIQLLGAGLNAFSAYRTSRMHLAYANACELELIEETGALPLAEQEHPEYEERLTLRRFAATKPFEMYTQATQLLTKLATAMLGFRYLSGIHPAVGVFAFAVGCLKGGLSLMLVKRKTMLNGELQRASVRPSYLYGLLTASSAQKELTVHGSRPYFKGRWLSAKGVSDAILSRIQRMQLSAGFAGEAISVAGYAAAACAAAWTVRERGLGAGDFMAVTMAMSLISSNLSTVLQSWAGVAETYAYLSESKQKQRKQLSNLDHRHRPTVSAGHEDKPFVFNKRISIPALRYTYPNRDKPSLDTGEMQIRRGEKIAILGGNGSGKSTLLKIVLGLYVPEGAPVRYDNVPVDVIDRSSMFGRVHVLFQDFVRYQGTVRENMAAGQAAALEDDARLRNSLMMAGLGELEAGRGPDTPLGQIDGSSIYLSGGQWQKLALSRLFLQADAELVVLDEPTSALDPLSETALIDRIWELCADKTVLLVTHRVALARRADRVWVMEDGRIVEDGNHESLMALDGRYARVWLEQQELHNRPT; encoded by the coding sequence ATGAAAAAGCTTGCGCGCATCGCGTTGGCGGCTGCGGCTTCCGTATGGCGGATCTATCGTTTCGACAAGGCCGGCGTGCTGCTCTCTGTCAGCGTGCTCGCGGGCAACGCGCTGCAGTCCTACGGGACGCTCGCCTTCACGGAGCGTACGATCAATGCCGCGATCGGCGGAGATACGGCAGATTTCATCGCGCCGCTTGCCGCACTCGCGGGCATTCAATTGCTTGGCGCCGGCCTGAACGCTTTTTCCGCTTATCGCACGTCACGGATGCATCTGGCATACGCCAACGCTTGCGAATTGGAATTGATCGAGGAGACCGGCGCGCTCCCCCTGGCCGAGCAGGAGCATCCGGAGTACGAAGAAAGGCTTACCTTGCGACGATTCGCTGCCACCAAGCCATTCGAGATGTACACACAGGCGACGCAGCTGCTGACGAAGCTGGCTACGGCGATGCTCGGTTTCCGTTACTTGTCGGGCATACATCCCGCCGTCGGCGTTTTTGCCTTCGCGGTCGGGTGCTTGAAGGGCGGTCTGTCGCTCATGCTCGTGAAGCGCAAGACGATGCTGAATGGAGAGCTCCAGCGCGCGTCTGTGCGTCCCTCTTACCTCTACGGACTGTTGACGGCGTCGTCGGCGCAAAAGGAATTGACGGTCCACGGCTCGCGACCGTACTTCAAGGGCCGGTGGCTGTCCGCCAAGGGAGTGTCCGACGCGATTCTGTCCCGCATTCAGCGGATGCAGCTGTCGGCGGGCTTCGCCGGAGAAGCGATATCCGTCGCGGGCTATGCGGCAGCCGCATGCGCTGCCGCCTGGACCGTCCGCGAACGCGGACTTGGCGCGGGCGACTTCATGGCCGTCACGATGGCGATGAGCCTGATCTCCTCCAATTTGTCGACGGTTCTCCAGAGCTGGGCCGGCGTTGCAGAGACGTATGCCTATTTATCCGAGTCCAAGCAGAAGCAACGGAAGCAGCTATCTAACCTCGATCATCGCCACCGACCAACCGTGTCCGCAGGTCACGAGGATAAACCGTTTGTTTTCAACAAGCGCATCTCGATCCCCGCGCTCCGGTACACCTATCCCAACCGGGACAAGCCTTCGCTTGATACTGGCGAGATGCAGATTCGAAGAGGAGAGAAAATCGCGATCTTGGGCGGCAACGGCTCGGGCAAGTCAACCTTGCTCAAAATCGTGCTGGGTCTTTACGTCCCTGAAGGCGCCCCCGTTCGCTATGACAATGTTCCTGTCGATGTCATCGACCGCAGCAGCATGTTTGGGCGGGTTCATGTCCTCTTCCAGGACTTCGTACGTTATCAAGGCACGGTGCGGGAAAATATGGCCGCAGGCCAAGCTGCCGCATTGGAGGACGACGCAAGGCTTCGAAATTCGCTGATGATGGCGGGGCTCGGCGAACTGGAGGCGGGCAGAGGTCCCGATACGCCGCTCGGTCAAATCGACGGCAGCTCGATTTACTTGTCGGGCGGGCAGTGGCAGAAGCTGGCTTTGTCCAGATTGTTCCTGCAAGCCGATGCGGAGCTTGTCGTGCTGGACGAGCCGACTTCGGCGCTGGATCCGCTGAGCGAGACCGCCTTGATCGATCGAATCTGGGAGCTCTGCGCGGACAAAACCGTGCTGCTCGTCACGCACCGTGTGGCCCTGGCCCGAAGAGCGGACAGGGTGTGGGTGATGGAAGACGGACGCATTGTAGAGGATGGCAATCATGAGTCGCTGATGGCGCTAGACGGGCGTTACGCCCGCGTTTGGTTGGAGCAGCAGGAGCTTCACAATCGGCCGACTTGA
- a CDS encoding TlpA family protein disulfide reductase: MSLRLKPGGRTPGIPMSGMAVPDIGRAGAPGPNGQPRLLVFASLYCADCIELFPRLAQASAALPEYRLMLVVAGDPGDVREMSDYFKWTFPVFPVNARDMHDVLGVRIYPLAIFELGDGKVARAAAVHDEAEIGRLAEGLLMKGGEKYGLRMPDELHA, translated from the coding sequence ATGAGTTTGAGATTAAAACCGGGCGGACGAACGCCAGGCATTCCAATGTCCGGCATGGCTGTCCCCGATATAGGACGGGCGGGAGCGCCTGGACCGAACGGACAGCCGCGCTTGTTGGTATTCGCTTCCCTTTACTGCGCAGATTGCATTGAGCTGTTCCCCCGCCTGGCGCAGGCAAGCGCCGCGCTGCCGGAATATCGGCTTATGCTGGTGGTTGCCGGCGATCCGGGCGACGTTCGCGAGATGTCGGACTATTTCAAGTGGACGTTCCCTGTGTTTCCGGTTAACGCCAGGGACATGCATGACGTGCTGGGCGTGCGGATTTATCCGCTGGCCATCTTCGAGCTCGGCGACGGAAAGGTCGCACGTGCGGCGGCCGTTCACGACGAGGCAGAGATCGGGCGGTTGGCTGAAGGACTGCTCATGAAAGGAGGTGAAAAATATGGCTTGCGTATGCCCGACGAACTACACGCTTGA
- a CDS encoding MauE/DoxX family redox-associated membrane protein — protein MYWENEVAWLCDFAMAAVFAASAYGKGQAMTDMRLEMKAYKLLPARLVPAAAWAVLGLEWALAAAFAAGGKLEGIKEPAAIVVLLGMTGLSRRRHPNGKGTAEQAYGANGCACFGANHPLGRRPLLRNAIFVAIALAGWMTDRPAASGAGLAGFALAALAAVWLLEASRLQKEIGEGRTGDGHVSG, from the coding sequence ATGTACTGGGAAAATGAAGTGGCCTGGCTGTGCGATTTTGCGATGGCTGCCGTCTTTGCTGCTTCTGCCTACGGCAAAGGACAGGCCATGACAGATATGCGCCTGGAGATGAAGGCATACAAGCTGCTGCCGGCGCGCCTCGTGCCGGCGGCCGCGTGGGCGGTGCTGGGCTTGGAGTGGGCGCTCGCGGCCGCCTTCGCTGCAGGCGGCAAGCTGGAGGGGATCAAAGAGCCCGCGGCAATCGTCGTCCTGCTGGGCATGACAGGGTTGAGCCGACGCCGCCATCCGAATGGAAAAGGGACGGCGGAACAGGCATACGGGGCGAACGGCTGCGCTTGCTTCGGTGCGAACCATCCGCTCGGCAGGCGCCCGTTGCTGCGCAACGCGATCTTCGTCGCGATCGCATTGGCCGGTTGGATGACGGATCGGCCGGCTGCTTCGGGAGCGGGGCTCGCGGGATTCGCGCTAGCCGCCTTGGCAGCCGTATGGTTGCTCGAGGCGAGCAGGCTGCAAAAGGAAATTGGCGAAGGGAGGACCGGCGATGGGCACGTCTCCGGATAA
- a CDS encoding sensor domain-containing protein, whose translation MKSNPRASAYGAWRLQLGLLPLGVTAFVLTLTGIVLGLSLSLVGIGIPILAGTLAWSAARMKREQRRWVAWQNGGQALDEPYAVQQPPEGEAAAPVRSSWKSWFRSLGNPLGYRAAAHQLLGFPLRIALFVISLTVPLSVFAVMLAPAAYKVSDYLYGYVLYDDETMRMLLPPLSPFERSLVVSGIGVILMLFVPVLLRACGRLYAAWLGFFAGQLEIATPAAAILPVQAPALPAAEAAGDWLARAEAAISRYDEDARHPQTPQAH comes from the coding sequence ATGAAATCCAATCCGCGCGCAAGCGCTTATGGTGCATGGAGGCTGCAGCTCGGTCTGCTGCCGCTCGGCGTGACGGCGTTTGTCCTGACACTGACGGGTATCGTGCTCGGTCTGAGCCTGTCGCTCGTAGGCATTGGCATTCCAATTTTGGCCGGTACGCTTGCCTGGAGCGCCGCGCGCATGAAGCGCGAGCAACGACGCTGGGTCGCCTGGCAAAACGGCGGCCAAGCGCTGGACGAGCCTTATGCTGTGCAGCAGCCTCCGGAGGGAGAGGCGGCCGCCCCAGTACGCTCCTCCTGGAAATCCTGGTTCCGGTCGCTGGGCAACCCGCTCGGCTATCGCGCCGCCGCGCATCAATTGCTCGGATTTCCGCTTCGCATCGCGCTATTCGTCATCTCGCTGACGGTGCCGTTGTCCGTCTTTGCGGTCATGCTGGCGCCTGCCGCCTACAAAGTGAGCGACTACTTGTACGGATACGTCCTGTACGACGACGAGACGATGCGGATGCTGCTCCCGCCGCTGTCGCCATTCGAGCGATCGCTGGTCGTCTCGGGCATCGGCGTCATCCTGATGCTGTTCGTCCCGGTGCTGCTTCGGGCATGCGGGCGCCTTTACGCTGCGTGGCTCGGCTTCTTTGCAGGACAGCTCGAGATCGCAACGCCCGCGGCAGCGATTCTGCCGGTCCAAGCGCCTGCCTTGCCCGCCGCCGAAGCGGCAGGGGATTGGCTGGCCCGCGCAGAAGCGGCTATCAGCCGCTACGACGAAGATGCGCGTCATCCCCAGACGCCGCAGGCGCACTGA
- a CDS encoding winged helix-turn-helix transcriptional regulator gives MDYSKMCPKYEHAAELLGKKWTGLIVRVLMGGPKRFKDMKEQIPDMSDKMLTDRMKELESSGLVKRTVYPEMPVRIEYELTDKGRDLEDVIESIQNWGEKWM, from the coding sequence ATGGACTACTCCAAAATGTGCCCTAAATATGAGCATGCTGCCGAACTGCTCGGCAAGAAATGGACGGGCCTGATCGTTCGCGTGCTGATGGGCGGTCCCAAGCGCTTCAAGGACATGAAGGAGCAAATTCCGGATATGAGCGACAAGATGCTCACGGATCGCATGAAGGAGCTTGAATCGAGCGGACTTGTCAAGCGTACCGTATATCCGGAGATGCCGGTGCGCATCGAATATGAATTGACGGACAAAGGCCGGGATCTGGAGGACGTGATCGAGTCCATTCAGAACTGGGGAGAAAAATGGATGTAG
- a CDS encoding EamA family transporter, with product MHWFAIAVLSALAFGLAGFFMKASQMRGGALSSLLIGLYAYGTAGFWIQALLTRSWQPFDWRIWTAGAIIGLGSAWGNLLFMRALARGPASLVSPLTNANIVIVMAAGIVWFGETPHATGLVGACWLLVGIALLSLRGSLRGGDHGTTISRASPAQRAARLGSWYPLALAAMGLFVLRNGGLKVTDRIGLDSANVLWAGYLLSLLWFLAAAGRSKHAGHQNGGGGRTSEAQPSADVKTRSSAARIGFGWGLAAGAFSYGGLQLYAVALARGPAHLVAPIFAANSLVVVVLSLAVYRERLSFPQYAALICLLGGLVLIRI from the coding sequence TTGCATTGGTTTGCTATCGCCGTTCTCAGCGCGCTTGCCTTCGGTCTGGCCGGCTTCTTCATGAAGGCGAGCCAGATGCGCGGCGGCGCGCTGTCTTCGCTTTTAATCGGCCTGTATGCCTACGGCACTGCGGGCTTCTGGATTCAAGCGCTGCTGACGCGCTCCTGGCAGCCGTTCGATTGGCGCATTTGGACCGCCGGCGCGATCATCGGCCTCGGCTCTGCCTGGGGCAACCTGCTCTTCATGCGCGCGCTCGCGCGCGGGCCGGCCAGCCTCGTCTCGCCGCTTACGAACGCGAATATCGTGATCGTGATGGCGGCAGGCATCGTCTGGTTCGGCGAGACGCCGCACGCGACGGGTCTCGTCGGCGCCTGCTGGCTGTTGGTTGGGATCGCGCTGTTGTCGCTGCGGGGCTCGCTGCGGGGCGGCGACCACGGGACGACGATCAGCCGCGCTTCCCCTGCGCAGCGTGCTGCCCGGCTCGGCAGCTGGTATCCGCTCGCGCTTGCCGCGATGGGCCTGTTCGTGCTGCGCAACGGCGGCCTGAAGGTGACCGATCGCATCGGACTGGACAGCGCCAACGTGCTGTGGGCCGGCTATTTGCTGTCGTTGCTCTGGTTCTTGGCGGCAGCCGGGCGGTCCAAGCATGCCGGGCATCAGAACGGCGGCGGAGGGCGGACCTCCGAAGCGCAACCGAGCGCCGACGTCAAGACCCGGTCCAGTGCCGCCCGCATCGGCTTCGGTTGGGGGCTGGCAGCCGGCGCTTTTTCCTACGGCGGATTGCAGCTTTACGCGGTTGCGCTGGCTCGCGGTCCAGCGCATCTCGTCGCGCCTATTTTTGCGGCCAACAGCCTGGTGGTGGTCGTCCTCTCGCTCGCGGTTTACCGCGAACGGCTGTCATTTCCACAATATGCGGCTTTGATTTGTTTGCTTGGCGGTCTCGTATTGATCCGAATTTAA
- a CDS encoding histidinol-phosphatase, which yields MEKFDLHTHHERCGHASGVIEDYIQAAIRAGMTAIGISDHSPYFAREEDRYQPGIAMAKSEFPKYIAEVLRLKEQYKDRIEVLLGVESDYFPESVEIYRAAYEPYPFDYLIGSVHQTRGISIFNRNRWKQLDRSEHTAEKKLYYKLITESANAGMFQVLGHIDAMKAYYPGFSDIRGAEDDIDEALQAVAVNDIALEINTSGSTKDVGGWYPSDAILERALHFGADVTFGSDAHIPERVGDDWEQVRTRLKEIGFKRWVYFRQKQKVVVPL from the coding sequence ATGGAAAAATTCGATTTGCATACGCATCACGAGCGCTGCGGCCACGCTTCCGGCGTGATCGAGGATTATATCCAGGCCGCGATCCGTGCCGGCATGACGGCGATCGGCATATCCGACCACTCCCCGTACTTCGCCCGGGAGGAAGACCGTTATCAGCCGGGAATCGCGATGGCGAAAAGCGAATTCCCAAAATACATTGCCGAGGTGCTGCGGCTCAAGGAGCAGTACAAGGACCGCATCGAGGTGCTGCTCGGCGTCGAATCCGACTACTTCCCCGAGAGCGTCGAGATCTACCGGGCCGCCTACGAACCCTATCCGTTCGATTATCTGATCGGTTCCGTCCATCAGACCCGCGGCATCAGCATCTTTAACCGCAACCGGTGGAAGCAGCTCGACAGGTCAGAGCATACGGCCGAGAAGAAGCTGTATTACAAGCTGATCACCGAGTCCGCGAACGCCGGCATGTTCCAGGTGCTCGGCCATATCGACGCCATGAAGGCCTATTATCCGGGCTTCTCGGACATTCGCGGCGCCGAGGACGACATCGACGAAGCGCTGCAAGCAGTCGCGGTAAACGATATCGCCCTGGAAATCAATACGAGCGGCAGCACGAAGGACGTCGGCGGCTGGTATCCGTCGGACGCCATCCTCGAACGCGCGCTTCATTTTGGCGCGGACGTCACGTTCGGCTCGGACGCCCATATCCCCGAGCGGGTCGGCGACGACTGGGAGCAGGTGCGCACCCGTCTGAAGGAAATTGGCTTTAAACGTTGGGTTTATTTCCGTCAAAAGCAGAAGGTTGTCGTTCCGCTGTAA
- a CDS encoding LysR family transcriptional regulator: MNINQLETLLTISKTLSFRKAGEALNLTQPAVSAQIKSLEDEFKTILVDRNHPVTLTDRGQVFLEHAQRILSIVEELKQKLSDLDQNPQGHIVLGTTTSIAMQILPRVLSYFQNQYPLIKTTIHTMPSSQVLTSVENGFVDIGIGYLAERSAHVETSVLYYDTFELVVAPGHPLASRNRVTVGMLRDVPMILLSPDTLGRRFVDRIFREHHIEPNPVMVLSSSEEVKRMVELNLGAAIVSKLSIATELRRGSLKMIAVEELEVSHPVGVITKSGRYVSHAMKQFLNDLKGMPEDQFTGSE, translated from the coding sequence TTGAATATCAACCAACTGGAAACGCTGCTGACGATCTCCAAGACGCTCAGCTTTCGCAAGGCCGGCGAAGCGCTGAACCTGACGCAGCCCGCCGTGTCCGCCCAGATCAAGAGTCTGGAGGACGAATTCAAGACGATCCTGGTGGATCGCAACCATCCCGTCACGCTCACCGACCGCGGTCAAGTATTTCTCGAGCATGCCCAGCGCATCTTATCCATCGTCGAGGAGCTCAAGCAGAAGCTGTCCGATCTGGATCAGAACCCCCAGGGACATATTGTGCTCGGCACGACGACCTCCATCGCGATGCAGATTCTGCCGCGGGTTCTGTCTTATTTTCAAAACCAATATCCGCTTATTAAGACGACGATCCATACGATGCCCTCCTCCCAGGTGCTGACCAGCGTGGAGAACGGCTTCGTCGACATCGGCATCGGCTATCTCGCGGAGCGGAGCGCGCATGTCGAGACTTCGGTGCTCTATTACGATACGTTCGAGCTGGTCGTCGCGCCGGGTCATCCGCTTGCGTCCCGCAACCGCGTCACGGTCGGCATGCTGAGGGATGTCCCCATGATCCTGTTGTCTCCCGATACGCTGGGACGCAGGTTCGTCGACCGGATTTTCAGGGAGCATCACATCGAGCCGAATCCCGTCATGGTGCTGAGCAGCAGCGAAGAGGTCAAGCGAATGGTGGAGCTGAATCTCGGCGCGGCTATCGTGTCCAAGCTGTCCATCGCGACCGAGCTGCGGCGAGGCTCCCTGAAGATGATCGCGGTCGAAGAGCTGGAGGTCAGTCATCCCGTCGGCGTCATCACCAAGTCAGGCCGTTATGTCAGTCATGCGATGAAGCAGTTCCTGAACGACTTGAAGGGCATGCCGGAGGATCAATTCACCGGCAGCGAATAA